One segment of Pseudodesulfovibrio sp. 5S69 DNA contains the following:
- a CDS encoding CarD family transcriptional regulator, translated as MFKVDELVVYPSQGVGRVERVESQEIGGVKADFYIVRILSNNVTLMVPVANAENVGLRSVCPAEVGQSIFESLKDRTGFTGYTGQNWNRRYREYSEKLKSGDLADVAYVLKELFLIGKDKELSFGERRLLEQAMGLVSMELAYSLDRDQEVIKEDINEMFADVIAAQEKND; from the coding sequence GTGTTCAAGGTCGACGAATTGGTTGTGTATCCCTCCCAGGGCGTGGGACGCGTTGAGCGTGTCGAATCCCAGGAGATCGGCGGCGTCAAGGCCGATTTTTACATAGTCCGGATCTTGAGCAACAACGTGACCCTCATGGTCCCCGTAGCCAACGCCGAAAACGTGGGCCTGCGCTCCGTGTGCCCGGCCGAAGTCGGCCAGAGCATCTTCGAATCCCTCAAGGACCGCACCGGATTCACCGGCTACACCGGCCAAAACTGGAACCGGCGCTACCGCGAATATTCCGAGAAGCTCAAGAGCGGTGACCTGGCCGACGTGGCCTACGTCCTCAAGGAGCTCTTCCTCATCGGCAAGGACAAGGAACTCTCGTTCGGCGAACGCCGCCTGCTGGAGCAGGCCATGGGGCTGGTCTCCATGGAACTGGCCTACTCGCTGGACCGCGACCAGGAGGTCATCAAGGAGGACATCAACGAGATGTTCGCCGACGTCATCGCCGCGCAGGAGAAAAACGACTAG